The following coding sequences are from one Xiphophorus couchianus chromosome 22, X_couchianus-1.0, whole genome shotgun sequence window:
- the gins1 gene encoding DNA replication complex GINS protein PSF1: MFCEKAIELIRELHRVSDGQLPAFNEDGLRQVLQEMEALYEQNQADVSEAKAAGRADLIPSIKLRHCCLLRNQRCVVAYLYDRLLRIRALRWEYGSVLPANVRFHMSAEEVQWFGLYKKSLASFMRSIGGQEGLDVTQDMKPPKSLYIQVRCLKDHGEFEIDDGTVILLKKNSQHFLPRWKCEQLIRQGVLEHVMS, translated from the exons ATGTTCTGTGAGAAAGCCATCGAGCTGATCCGGGAGCTGCACCGGGTGAGCGACGGCCAGCTGCCCGCTTTCAAC GAGGACGGACTGCGGCAGGTTCTGCAGGAGATGGAGGCTCTGTACGAACAGAACCAGGCTGATGT GTCGGAGGCGAAGGCCGCCGGCCGTGCTGACCTCATCCCCTCCATCAAGCTGCGCCACTGCTGCCTGCTGAGGAACCAGCGCTGCGTCGTGGCCTACCT GTATGACCGTCTGCTGAGGATCCGCGCGCTGCGCTGGGAGTACGGCAGCGTTCTGCCCGCCAACGTCCGCTTCCACATGTCTGCAGAGGAG GTGCAGTGGTTTGGCCTGTATAAAAAGTCCCTGGCCTCCTTCATGCGGTCCATCGGAGGACAGGAGGGACTGGACGTCACGCAGGACATGAAGCCTCCAAAAAGCCTCTACATCCAG GTCAGGTGCCTGAAGGACCACGGTGAGTTCGAGATCGACGACGGAACCGTAATCCTGCTGAAGAAGAATAGCCAG CACTTCCTGCCACGGTGGAAATGTGAGCAGCTGATTCGCCAGGGCGTTCTGGAGCATGTGATGTCATAA